Below is a genomic region from Luoshenia tenuis.
CGCCAGGAGGCGATCACCAAGCTGTTGTCCAACTCTATTACCAATTGCTACCCGCTGATCAGCGGCGTACCCAGCGCTTCCTCCGCGGAAGGCCAGAAGTATGACATGGTGATCATGCAGTCTGCCCTAACGATGGATGAGGCGGGAATGAAGAAAACGCTGGACGACCTGCAGGCCGACTTCCAGAAGATCATCGATCAGCAGGATAAAGTAGCGGGTTAAGGCGAGATACTTTTCCTGGTTAGAGAATTAAAAAAGCGAGGCGGAAGAAACATTCTTCCGCCTCGCTTTTTTATGCGCGCAGCGAAGAGGGGTAAAAAAGATGAATCAGGGGATGCAATCGGATGTACCAAAGCGACGGATGTCTGTAAATATCCACCATGAAAAAAGGGGGGAATATACAATGGAAGCCTGCTGGAATAACTATATAAATAGTGGATTCATAGGATATACACATTCATCCAAACTGCTTCGCATTTGAACAATCAATAAGGCAAAATATAGTATTATAAAATTAGGCAAAATTATATATAGTTTTTTGGTTGCGGCGAGCGCTGCGTTTGAGAGAAAAGTCAGTTTTTTTTACCTATAAATGTACGTAAAAATGGAATAGGCGTACAAAAATAATGGTAAATCAACAGGGCGAAGGATACCCTTCGCGAGATCAAAGCCCCAAGAGGATATCGACTGCCTGCTGCATCCCCGTTCGTTCCCGGTAATGGCGGACCAACGCTTCCTCGTGCGAAGATAAAAGAAGCGGCGCCTCGGGTATATCCTGCTCTACAATATGTTGCAATTGATCCACCGTAATAGAAAGGCCGCGACAGATTTTGATGATATTATCGATTGAGGCTTTGCCGATGGCTTGATTGTTCAGAATGGATAATAATGTGCTATAGGGCATCCCGATCGACTCAGCAAATTGCTTGTAAGTCATATTCTTCTGCTTAATTAGTAGCTTGATATACGCTTCTCTTTGCAAGGAATTCACCTCACAGACAGGATAGCACGTAAAAAAGGAATAAACAATAAAAAACGACACAATATAAATATTACAAAAAAACTACTTGCAAAAATCGCTATAGCGTTTTATACTAGCGTTGTAAAACGCTATAGCGATTCATGGAGTGAGAATATGTATCCACGCATTGAATCGATACTGGTCAAAATTGGGATGACCAAAAGAGAGTTGGCGGCAGCCTTAGGGCTGGATTATGAGGTCTTATTACTTAAACTCGAACGCAAAGACTATTTTACATTAGATGAAGCAATTGCATTGAAAAGAATTACCGGCGCATCTGACAGTATCGAAGAATTATTTACCTTTCTTGCTTAAGTACTAGCGTAGTAAAAGCCCAGGCGGATCGACAAAAGAAGCATTGTAGATCACATTTCTTTTTTGGGCAGCTTGTTTTTCATCTACAAACTTCACATTATGGATGATCTATGGTTATCAATAGCATAAACCCAGGAGCGAGTGAATAAAAAGAACTAGTCCTATAAACAGTGGCGGGCATGCTTTTTCGCTACCCTGTTTCCTTATACCCAAAAAGGACATAGGGGAGAGAAAAATCATCTATATTACCACGGTATGTAAAACGAAGGAGGGTCTTTTAATCATGTTGATTCCTTGGAAACCGGTGAAAGTGGCGTTGATTGGCGCGGGGACGATCAGCGGAGAGTACCTGAATAACATGGTACACAATTTCGACATACTGGATGTGGTGGGATGCTCGGACATCATTCCGGAGCGGTCGGCCGCCCGGGCAAAAGAATTCGGCATCCGGCAGATGACCAATGAAGAGATCCTGAGCGACCCTGAGATTGAGGTCGTGGTCAACACCACTTATCCCACGGCACATTACACTGTAAGCAAATCGATCCTGGAGGCGGGCAAGCACCTCTATTGCGAAAAGCCGATGAGCGCAACGAAGGAAGAGGCCAAGGAGCTACTGGATATGGCGCGCGCAAAGGGCCTGTATATCGGCAACGCGCCGGATACCTTCCTGGGCGGAGCTGCGCAAACCGCCCGCAAGCTGCTGGATATGGGGATGATTGGTACGCCCATCACGGCCCGGGCTACGCTGATCCGCGGGTACCACCTGATGGGCGGTGCTGAAGAAAAGCTGCCGTTTACCTTCTATCCCGGCGGCGGCATCATGTTTGACGTGGGGTGCTATTACCTCGTCAATCTGATCAATCTGCTGGGGCCCATCAAGCGGGTCGCCGGCTTCTCTCAAACGGTTTCAAAGGAAAAGTTATATGTTAATCCCGCTCATCCGCAGTATGGGCAGACCATCCCAGTTCAGTCCCCTAACAATACGTTGGGCGCGCTGGAATTTGCCTCCGGCGTTTTGGGGACCATCACCACGACATCGGAGTGCTTCTCAGAGACCCCGCAGCTCGAGATCTATGGGACGGAAGGCACGATCGTCTGTGCGGACCCCAACTGCTTTGGCGGCGAGGTACTGGTGCGGCGCACCGGCAATAAAGAATACTTCCCGGTGCAGCTGACCCACGCCTATACCGACCCGAATTGCCGGGGCATCGGCGTTGCAGACTTCGCTTACGCCATCCGTAACGGCCGCAAGGCGCGGGCGGATGCGGAACTGGCCTATCATTTCCTGGAGGCGACGGTGGGGATGATCGAATCTGGCGAAACGGGACGCTATTACGAAATGCAAAGCAGCTGCGAGCGCCCGGCTGCCCTGGCCTCCGGCATTACTACGGGCTATACCGAATATGTATTTAACCACTGATGAAGATAGGAACCGCCCTAAACAGCGGGGCGGTACTTATAAAAAGGCCGATATAAAAGAAAAGGCCAATGAAGGGGGAAAACACACATGTCCAAACGTATCTCAATGCTATGCGGCCTGCTGCTGGTCGTGGCAATGGCTTTCTCAGCCATAGGCTGCGGCGGCGCGCCCGCAACCGAGCCAACCGACGGCGCGCAGACCTCCGGGGACGCTACCGCAACAGAATCTACCAGCGCGGCGGAACCCGTCACGTTGAAATTCTGGGATATGGCCTGGGGCCCGGCGGAGGCATTTCCGGTAGAATCCGAAAAGATCATCGCCAAGTATACCTCGGAAGTGGCGCCTCATGTCACCATCGAGTACACGAACCTGCCCTGGAGCAACTGGTATGAGCAGTTCTCTACGGCCGTAGCCTCCAACGGCGCGCCGGATGTTTGCACGGGCGGCGGCTATATGCCCTTCCAGTTCTCCACCAACGACGAGATGGCGGACCTGCAGTGGATCGTGGACGAGTGGAAAAAAGAGGGCACGGATAAAGACTTCTACGAGGGGATGCTGGATTACTGGCGTTTCCACGACAAGCAGGTCGGCGTTCCGTTCAACTACGACCCGCGGGCGACCTTTATCCGCATCGACTGGCTGGAAGAAAAAGGGCTGGAAATGCCTGAAACCTATGATGACTTTATCGCCATAGCCAAGGCCTTGACGGATAAGGATCAGGGGATCTATGGCGTCACCTTTGGCGTGACCACTGGCAGCGCCGGCCCGTTCATGCAGTTTGCCACCGGCAACGGCGGCATGTGCTACAACAAAGATGGCACAGCCAATGTGGATAACGAGCGCAACTTGCAGGTTATGAAGCTGTTTAATACCCTGCAAAAGGATGGCTCTTTGCCCGAAGGTATCGTCAACTATAGTGGTGACGACGCGGATAAGCTGTTCATGGCCGGCAAGGCGGGCATTTCGATCCGCTCGGCAGGCGGTTTCAACACCTATTTGAACGGCGGAATGACCATCGATCAGGTGGCTGTTATGCCGCCGCTGACCTCGCCCAGCGGCACGAAGAACGGGCAGGTCAACCCCAACGCCTACATGATGTTTGAACAATCCCAGAATAAAGAGGAAGGCATGAAGTTCCTCAAGTGGTATTCTGAGAACACCTACACCATCTGGACCGACGGTAAGCAGGACGGCTTCCCGGCGCGCATCAGCTATCTGGAAGGCGACGAATTTAAAAAGCCGCAGCGCGCGCAGATCATCGACCGCGTACTGTCTAATGCGGTACAGCTGGTTTACCCGCTGCAGAGCGGCGTGCCCAGTGCCTCTTCGGTCGAGGGCCAGAAGTTTGACCAGACCTGCATGCAGGCTGCGCTGACCATGGATGAAGATGGCTGGAAAGATACCCTGGCGACCCTGCAGACCCAGCTGGAAGGCTTGATTGCGGACCTGGACAAATAAGACTCCGGATGGATCAGAACAACTGCTAATTTCGGGCCTATGTTAGGGGGGAAGGCTGCGTGTTCCCTTCCCCCTGGCAGGGCCTTCTTTATGGGCGCAAGTGCGCGTTTAAGGAGGAAAAACCATGCTTAAACCCTGGAAACCGGTAAAGGTAGCGCTGATTGGCGCTGGCGTGATCAGTGGCGAGTACCTGAAAAACATGGTGTATAACTTTGATATTCTGGATGTGGTGGGCTGTTCGGATATCATTCCGGAGAAGTCCGCGGCGCGGGCGGCCGAATTCGGCATCCGGCAGATGACCAACGAGGAGATCTTAAGCGATCCCGAGATCGAGGTCGTGGTCAACACCACTTATCCGACGGAGCATTATAACGTAAGCAAGCAGATTCTGGAGGCCGGAAAGCACCTGTATTGCGAAAAACCCATGTGCGCGGAGCTGGGGCAGGCCAAGGAACTGATGGACATGGCGCGGGAGAAGGGGCTGTACATCGGCAATGCGCCGGATACCTTCTTGGGTGCGGGGTATCAAACCGCCCGGCACCTGCTGGACGCGGGGATCATCGGCAAACCCATCATGGCCCGGGCTACGCTGATCCGCGGTTCTTACGTTTTGGGCGGCGCCGAGCCGAAGTTCCCATTCCCTTCTTATCCCGGCGGTGGTATTATATTTGATGTAGGATGCTATTATCTTGTCAACCTCATCAATCTTTTAGGGCCCATCCGTCGCGTGGCGGGCTTTGCGCAGACCAATATCAAGGAAAAGCCCTATGTCAATCCCCACCATCCTGAATATGGCGACCAGGTCAAGACCCAATCGCCCACCAATACCATCGGCGCGCTGGAATTTGAAAGCGGCGTGCTAGGCACGATCATGACCACGACGGAGTGCTTCTCGGAGACCCCGCAGTTGGAGATCTACGGCTCCGAAGGCATTTTGACCTGCCCGGACCCCAACTGCTTTGGAGGCGATGTGAAGGTGACCCGGGTTGGGTACCGCGAGCCTTATGTGGTGCAGCATACCCATGCCTATACGGACCCGAACATGCGGGGCATCGGCGTGGCGGAGTTTGCCTATGCGATCCGCAACGGGCGCAAAGCGCGCACGGACGCCTCGATGGCTTATCACTTCCTGGAGGCTTCTTTCGGCATGATCGAATCCGGCGAAACAGAGCGGTACTATCACCTGCAAAGCACCTGCGAGCGGCCGGCGGCTTTGGCCTCGGGCATCACCACGGGCTACACGGAATACGTATTTAACCACGAATAGTCAACTTGAATAAAGGAGTTAAATGCCTATGTATAAATCAGTTGTCTTAGGCTGTGTAAACGTAGATGTGCCGCTTTTAGAGGGGATCGCCCTGGCGGGGCGCCACGGCTTTCAGGGCATTGAGGTGCCGCCGGACGGGGCCGCGCTGATTGGTGAGGACAAAGTGCGGGATGCGCTGGCGCAGTGGGGGTTGAATAACGCTGGGTTTGCGCTGCCGCTGGCTTATAAGGCTGCGGACAAGGCGGAATTTGAAGCGGGGGCCGAGCAGCTCAAGACCATGGCGGAAACGGCTGCGCGCCTTGGCGGAAAGGGGTGCTACACCTGGATCACGCCCTGGCATGAAACGATGACCTATCAGCAGCATTTTGATTTTATGGTGGAGCGCCTGGGGCGGTATGCGGCGATCCTCAAGGAGTTTGGCATTGCCCTGGGTCTGGAATTTGTGGGCGTGCAAAAAGCCAGGGATACCCATCCCAATCCCTTCATTTATAATATCCCGCAGATGCTGGAGCTGTGCGATGCGATTGGAACCGGGAACTGCGGGCTGCTGCTGGATTGCCACCACTGCTATACCGCCGGACACGATATGAAGGATGTGTACGGGCTGAAAAAGGAGCAGATCGTGTTGGTGCACGTCAACGACGCGGTGGCCGGTTATACGCTGCCCGAGCAGCCGGATAATCCCCGTGCCCTGCCGCGGGAGACCGGGGTACTGGACATCGATACCTTTATGGATGCGCTAGTCAAAATTGGCTACGAAGGGCCGGTGGCGGTAGAACCCTTCAGCCCGAAGCTCAAGGCGATGGAGGATAACGACGCAAAACTGGACCTGACGATGGAAGCGCTGAACAGCATTTGGCCTGCGTAACGGTCAAGGAACACCAAACTCAAGGATGATAACGAACCGAACCATGAGGCCGGCAGTATTGCCGGCCTTTTTTTGCGAAAATTGAGGGGATTTAAAAGGGATTCGCTCCCGTAGAGCGAATTTTATTAAAATATGATTTTGGGTTTTAATGAGGTGAGGATAAAGGTGGGTACGCGTATTGAAACAAAGCTGCCGGATTTCTATCTGCGATTTGCGACCGAGCAAGATGTGGATACCGTTTTGGATTTTATCAAACACATCGCGGAATATGAAAAGATGAGCGATCAGGTTCAGGTGACGCGGGAAATACTGCACCAATCCCTGTTTGTACGCCGCGCCGCAGAGGCGATATTGGCCTATGAAGGGGATACCGTGGTGGGTTTTGCCGTGTTTTTTGAAAACTTTTCGACCTTTACGGGCAAGCCGGGCCTTTATCTGGAGGACCTTTTCGTGTTGCCGGAATACCGCGGCAAAGGATACGGCAAGGCCCTTTTATGCTTCCTGGCGCAGTTGGCTGTAGAGCGGGATTGCGCTAGGATGGAGTGGACCTGCCTGAATTGGAATACCCCTTCGCTGCAATTCTACCAGACGCTGGAAGCGCGTACGATGGATGAGTGGACGGTGCACCGCTTAACGGGCGGTACGCTGGAGCGGGCGGCCGCACAATTCCCGGGGAAGTAAAGAGGGAGGAAGGGCCATATGGCGACATACCGACCCAAGCTGCATTTTACCGCCAAAAAGGGGTGGATCAACGACCCCAATGGGCTGGTGTACCGGGATGGCTGGTATCACCTTTTTTACCAGCACCATCCCCGCAGTACGCTATGGGGACCGATGCACTGGGGCCATGCCATCAGCCGGGATCTGCTGCGCTGGCGCCACCTGCCGGTGGCCCTGAAGCCGAACGACCAGGGGATGGCCTTTTCGGGCAGCGCGGTGGTGGATGTGGGGAATACCTCGCACCTGGGCAGCGGACGCGACCCGATGGTGCTTTGCTATACGCAGCACGGCAGCGTGGAGCAGCAGGGGTTGTCCTGGTCAAGTGACGGGATCTTTTTTAGGCCCTATCCCGGGAACCCGATCCTGGAGAATCCCGGGATTCCAGATTTTCGGGACCCCAAGGTCTTCCGCGTAGAGGGCGAAACGCTTTGGCGGATGGCGCTGGCGGCAGGGGACCGGATCTGCTTTTATCAATCGGAAAACCTGCGCGGATGGGAAAAGACCGGGGAGATACTCCGGCCGGGAACCGTCCCCTCCGGCGTGTTGGAATGCCCGGACGTGTTTCCGCTGACGGCGCCGGACGGCAAGATGTACTGGATTTTGCTGTGTAGTATTTCGATGGCGCCGGCGCAAGGCGGCTCGCGCACGCTGTATTTGATCGGCGATTTTTCGGAAGGACAATTTGTGGCCGATCCGCAGCTTCAGGCATCAATCTGGCTGGACGAGGGGGCTGACTGCTATGCCGGCGTGACCTACAACCAAGCGCCTGGCGGGCGGCGGATCATGATGGCGTGGCAAAGCAACTGGGCCTATGCGGATAAGACGCCCACCGGGCCATACCGTGGGACGATGTGCGTACCAAGGGAGCTGCGGCTGGCCAGAGCCAAGGGACGCCTGGTGCTGGCACAGCGGCCGATAGAAGA
It encodes:
- a CDS encoding GNAT family N-acetyltransferase, which produces MGTRIETKLPDFYLRFATEQDVDTVLDFIKHIAEYEKMSDQVQVTREILHQSLFVRRAAEAILAYEGDTVVGFAVFFENFSTFTGKPGLYLEDLFVLPEYRGKGYGKALLCFLAQLAVERDCARMEWTCLNWNTPSLQFYQTLEARTMDEWTVHRLTGGTLERAAAQFPGK
- a CDS encoding Gfo/Idh/MocA family protein; the encoded protein is MLKPWKPVKVALIGAGVISGEYLKNMVYNFDILDVVGCSDIIPEKSAARAAEFGIRQMTNEEILSDPEIEVVVNTTYPTEHYNVSKQILEAGKHLYCEKPMCAELGQAKELMDMAREKGLYIGNAPDTFLGAGYQTARHLLDAGIIGKPIMARATLIRGSYVLGGAEPKFPFPSYPGGGIIFDVGCYYLVNLINLLGPIRRVAGFAQTNIKEKPYVNPHHPEYGDQVKTQSPTNTIGALEFESGVLGTIMTTTECFSETPQLEIYGSEGILTCPDPNCFGGDVKVTRVGYREPYVVQHTHAYTDPNMRGIGVAEFAYAIRNGRKARTDASMAYHFLEASFGMIESGETERYYHLQSTCERPAALASGITTGYTEYVFNHE
- a CDS encoding glycoside hydrolase family 32 protein — protein: MATYRPKLHFTAKKGWINDPNGLVYRDGWYHLFYQHHPRSTLWGPMHWGHAISRDLLRWRHLPVALKPNDQGMAFSGSAVVDVGNTSHLGSGRDPMVLCYTQHGSVEQQGLSWSSDGIFFRPYPGNPILENPGIPDFRDPKVFRVEGETLWRMALAAGDRICFYQSENLRGWEKTGEILRPGTVPSGVLECPDVFPLTAPDGKMYWILLCSISMAPAQGGSRTLYLIGDFSEGQFVADPQLQASIWLDEGADCYAGVTYNQAPGGRRIMMAWQSNWAYADKTPTGPYRGTMCVPRELRLARAKGRLVLAQRPIEELKRCRGPFITFDTLPERERAVALPGECFEITLNSDTPYACRFENDSGDCLAVGLDEDGQYYIDRSRAGQVAFSPHFYPRAVCKRLTEDEDLAMRLIFDTQTVEAFFDGGRQVMSAQVFPKTPFTRVRFTGAAQGTVYQLKG
- a CDS encoding Gfo/Idh/MocA family protein → MLIPWKPVKVALIGAGTISGEYLNNMVHNFDILDVVGCSDIIPERSAARAKEFGIRQMTNEEILSDPEIEVVVNTTYPTAHYTVSKSILEAGKHLYCEKPMSATKEEAKELLDMARAKGLYIGNAPDTFLGGAAQTARKLLDMGMIGTPITARATLIRGYHLMGGAEEKLPFTFYPGGGIMFDVGCYYLVNLINLLGPIKRVAGFSQTVSKEKLYVNPAHPQYGQTIPVQSPNNTLGALEFASGVLGTITTTSECFSETPQLEIYGTEGTIVCADPNCFGGEVLVRRTGNKEYFPVQLTHAYTDPNCRGIGVADFAYAIRNGRKARADAELAYHFLEATVGMIESGETGRYYEMQSSCERPAALASGITTGYTEYVFNH
- a CDS encoding sugar phosphate isomerase/epimerase family protein codes for the protein MYKSVVLGCVNVDVPLLEGIALAGRHGFQGIEVPPDGAALIGEDKVRDALAQWGLNNAGFALPLAYKAADKAEFEAGAEQLKTMAETAARLGGKGCYTWITPWHETMTYQQHFDFMVERLGRYAAILKEFGIALGLEFVGVQKARDTHPNPFIYNIPQMLELCDAIGTGNCGLLLDCHHCYTAGHDMKDVYGLKKEQIVLVHVNDAVAGYTLPEQPDNPRALPRETGVLDIDTFMDALVKIGYEGPVAVEPFSPKLKAMEDNDAKLDLTMEALNSIWPA
- a CDS encoding helix-turn-helix domain-containing protein, translating into MQREAYIKLLIKQKNMTYKQFAESIGMPYSTLLSILNNQAIGKASIDNIIKICRGLSITVDQLQHIVEQDIPEAPLLLSSHEEALVRHYRERTGMQQAVDILLGL
- a CDS encoding ABC transporter substrate-binding protein, which codes for MSKRISMLCGLLLVVAMAFSAIGCGGAPATEPTDGAQTSGDATATESTSAAEPVTLKFWDMAWGPAEAFPVESEKIIAKYTSEVAPHVTIEYTNLPWSNWYEQFSTAVASNGAPDVCTGGGYMPFQFSTNDEMADLQWIVDEWKKEGTDKDFYEGMLDYWRFHDKQVGVPFNYDPRATFIRIDWLEEKGLEMPETYDDFIAIAKALTDKDQGIYGVTFGVTTGSAGPFMQFATGNGGMCYNKDGTANVDNERNLQVMKLFNTLQKDGSLPEGIVNYSGDDADKLFMAGKAGISIRSAGGFNTYLNGGMTIDQVAVMPPLTSPSGTKNGQVNPNAYMMFEQSQNKEEGMKFLKWYSENTYTIWTDGKQDGFPARISYLEGDEFKKPQRAQIIDRVLSNAVQLVYPLQSGVPSASSVEGQKFDQTCMQAALTMDEDGWKDTLATLQTQLEGLIADLDK